The proteins below come from a single Cannabis sativa cultivar Pink pepper isolate KNU-18-1 chromosome 3, ASM2916894v1, whole genome shotgun sequence genomic window:
- the LOC115710550 gene encoding uncharacterized protein LOC115710550, whose protein sequence is MYAMQNTKLSSRLVNKIDGLVRDFWWRFEKGNHGIHLKAWDKLCLPKSLGGLGFRKTKEMNQAFLAKWGWNILNGSQSLCCRVLTAKYLKGKDILSCSNGQWDLQKLRDTFDRETVSGILKGGHPSGIGTDRWIWTLESKGCFSSKSAYLVQAMDRAPHCEVAPKLWNKLWNSKTLERHKVLWWCILSSALPVRAEIGKRFHIVDTSCPLCGLGDESIEHLFLSCNVAFYLWRSSPWGICPVCDTGIRVWDWVKFIWDLNNRGIQADDVFLYASIVVDTIWRVHNEKVHNNCSPDIKKCIDNICTSYADCHSSLLPSPTPDLKEAWSPPPLDWIKLNCDVKVGFNSMCIAVVARNHVGRVIRVQTAREDFSEVLCGEAAACCLAVSVALELGSKFVIVENDSRVIINALNGMDSHWSLENYVSFCTKSSPSFISCNFSYVSRTCNFAAHNVARWAFAHQVFGNIPVASLPDNIFCNDHEV, encoded by the exons ATGTATGCTATGCAGAACACGAAACTCTCTTCTCGACTGGTTAATAAGATTGATGGCTTGGTTAGAGACTTTTGGTGGAGGTTTGAGAAAGGGAATCATGGGATCCATCTCAAGGCTTGGGATAAACTATGTCTTCCCAAATCTCTAGGTGGCCTTGGATTCCGGAAAACTAAAGAGATGAATCAGGCCTTTCTGGCTAAATGGGGATGGAATATTCTCAATGGAAGCCAATCTCTATGCTGTCGAGTTCTTACGGCCAAATATCTCAAAGGGAAAGACATTCTTAGTTGCAG TAACGGGCAGTGGGATCTTCAGAAACTTCGTGACACATTTGACCGAGAAACGGTCTCGGGTATTCTTAAAGGTGGCCATCCTTCTGGGATTGGCACTGATAGATGGATTTGGACGCTAGAAAGCAAGGGTTGTTTCTCATCTAAATCGGCTTATCTGGTTCAAGCAATGGACAGAGCTCCTCACTGTGAGGTTGCTCCGAAACTTTGGAATAAGCTATGGAATAGTAAAACTCTGGAGAGACATAAGGTTCTGTGGTGGTGTATCCTTTCTAGTGCACTCCCGGTTAGAGCGGAGATAGGAAAGAGGTTTCATATAGTGGATACCAGCTGCCCATTGTGTGGGTTGGGGGATGAATCCATTGAACATCTGTTCTTGTCCTGCAATGTGGCCTTTTATTTATGGCGCTCCTCTCCCTGGGGCATTTGCCCTGTGTGTGACACTGGCATTCGCGTGTGGGATTGGGTCAAGTTCATTTGGGATCTTAACAACAGAGGGATCCAAGCTGATGATGTTTTCCTTTATGCTTCCATTGTTGTGGATACTATCTGGAGGGTGCACAATGAAAAGGTCCATAATAATTGTTCTCCTGATATAAAAAAGTGTATTGATAACATTTGTACTTCTTATGCAGATTGTCATTCTTCTTTGCTTCCTAGTCCCACTCCAGATCTAAAGGAAGCTTGGTCCCCTCCTCCTCTGGATTGGATTAAGCTGAATTGTGATGTCAAGGTGGGATTCAATAGCATGTGTATTGCTGTTGTTGCTAGGAATCATGTTGGCAGAGTTATTAGAGTTCAGACAGCTCGGGAAGATTTCTCGGAGGTTCTTTGCGGAGAAGCGGCTGCCTGCTGCTTAGCTGTTTCTGTAGCTTTAGAATTAGGTTCCAAGTTTGTGATTGTGGAGAATGACTCGAGGGTGATTATCAATGCTCTTAATGGGATGGATTCTCATTGGAGTCTTGAAAACTATGTCTCATTTTGTACTAAGTCTTCTCCTTCctttattagttgtaatttttcttatgttTCAAGAACTTGTAATTTTGCCGCTCACAATGTGGCTAGATGGGCATTTGCTCATCAGGTGTTTGGGAATATCCCGGTAGCCTCTTTACCAGACAATATATTCTGTAATGACCATGAGGTCTAA